The sequence CTTGCACTAAAGTTTTATCCTTATAGTTCGAGTTTAGGTTTGCCCTTTGAGAATTGGAGTTCGTTTGATAGTCTGAAATTGCAAGGAGTTGATAGTACAGTATCTCAGTTCTGGTTAATTGTAAAATATAGCTCACATGCTAAACTAAACAAAGATACCGTAGACAATAATGTTTTTCCACTTAAGAAACGAGATGTGTTAGTTTGTGATGTTGCATTGCATATCCCCGAGTATGCTAGAGAATGTTATTAAAGATATAGAGCCAAAGAAGAGGAGAAAGAGCAGGATAGGAATTTTCAGGAATTTGTGATTCTTAACCAGCCAACAAGTAGACTTGTTATACATAGTATGAGGGGAAAATACACTTTGGCACTTCATATTGGTCTAGCAAAATCATTGTTCACTTtactttttctttgtttttgtgtgTGTTTGTGCAGCATCTCATGAGAGTGGTTCCGGTAATTGGCATTCTTTCTGACCAACAAGCATTTACGCCCATACCAAATCCTGCAGAAGTTGAAGAAATTTTTGATGCTCCATTGGAGATGTTTCTTAAGGTTTTCCACATTACACTCTTCCTGTCTTCTCtagtttgttgtaatgatgaatcTTTTCTGTTACATTTTTGACTAAATATTTTGATGGATTTAGGACGAAAATCGAACATCAGAGGAGAGAGAATGGTTGGGAGATAAATATCTGATCCATTTTTTCGATTACAAAGCAGAGAACAAGGAATTTGTCATTTGGGGTTTAACTGCAGGTATCTTGATTCGAGCTGCATCCGTTGTATATGGCCAGCCACCATCCTTCGTGGAGCAGACGCCTAAATTTTGGGTTCCTAAATATGTTAAAAAAGGAACCACCATGAGATGAACACATACATTACCATGCAGGTGGCTGTatattttttgctgtttttaaaatTCATGGAAGTCTGCGGACTATCTTATTGACGATACTTGTAACAGTTGCTACTTATAGTATATATAAAAGCAAGAAAGGAATCCCAAATTGTTTTCTCGATTGTAAATACCGCTTGCAGTTCTGCTAAAAATCTTGTGTGTTCTTATCTCTGTGTTAAATCATAGTCCAATATGCTGCTGCTTATCAGCTCAATCTGTAACGGTGCACATAACTCTGAGAGAGATCTATAAGAATGGAAGATGACTATTTAGCAATTAGCCAACTTAGGCATATAGCGAACCAAAACATGTTCGGTGCCTTTGTTATCTGAACCAGTGAATCATGTGAATGGATATTTCCTACAGTTAGACTTCATACATGATTGGCCGACTTGTTCTGGGTTGTGTCTGAAACTTATTCTACgcatttcttgtttttgtttttgtttttggaatgCCTACATTTGTAGCAGAATTCATATTTCCCTGAATTCCCTCCCCAGCCTCCTCCCCACTACTCTCCCCATACTCTATGTGGCACATCTTACTGGAAAATTCTTTTATTAACCAGGATCTCTGTCGTCTATCTTCTGTGACACAATCAACTTTGGAACATGAAAAATGGAGAAATCGCAGTAGGAAAACATATCAGCAAAAAAAGATTCAGCTAGAAGAGAGTGAAAGGTACTGCACACAAAGTTTCTCCACTTGAACAGCGATTGAATGACAGAAAAATATCCACTTTGGGAACCAACCATCATTTCTATATGTTGGCAGCTCGGTCAAGAGCTACCTTGGTTTCCCTAGGAACAGGGCGTAATTGATCAATTTCATTTCAGAACCATTACATTCCAGAATATCCCAGTTCAGTGGTAAAAGCTAAAATGCTCGAAATCGAGAACCCTCGTGATTAGAGTTTGTTTCTGAATTGGCATTCTTAGTGTTCATCTAGCTAACCAACTGAAAATATGAACCTTATACAGGAAAAACTAGGATTAAGAGAACATGAGAAATGAAAGAAGGAAAATAACACAAAAGAACGGGTGTTGTCTAAAAGAAGATTAACCAACAAACATTCGAACAAAAATTGAAGAACATAGCGCTTATTTACCTCCTTCAACCAAAGACCTCGTAGAATTTTTCAATGACGAGTAATCCAGAGTCTATTGATTCTAATGGATCCTTTCTAAGACGATGTCTTAAACAATTGGGAATGACAGTTGCAATATCCTCCGGAGTTACTCGATCTCTTCCCTTCAGAGCAGCTAAAGCTCTTGCTGCCCTGTTAGTAACAATATCTCCTCTCAATCCATCAACATTCAGTTCTGCACAAACTTTAGATATCTTCACACAAAGATCGCGATCAACCTTGACAGAAGAAAGAATTTTCCTTGCAGCAGTTATCTGTTCTTGGAGTTTATCTTGGTCTACATTGTAGGTAGTACGAAACTCTTTAGGGTTCTGGTCAAACCGTGCCCTCTCCTCTACAATCTTCACCCTAAGCTCCGCATCTCTCACAGTCCCAACTTGTGCATGCATTCCGAATCGGTCGAGAAGTTGTGGTCTAAGCTCACCTTCTTCTGGATTTCCTGAACCAATTAGGATAAAACGAGCAGGATGAGAAATAGAGATTCCTTCTCTCTCGACAGTGTTCCACCCAGAGGCAGCAGAATCTAAAAGCACATCAACCAAATGATCATCCAAAAGATTTACTTCATCCACATATAGAATTCCTCTATTAGCTTTAGCAAGTAGACCTGGCTCGAATGCCTTCACTCCTTCTGTCAGAGCTTTCTCGATATCAATTGTACCACAAACCCTATCTTCAGTAGCACCTAGTGGAAGATCAACCATGTTGATTTTAGTCGTGACAATCTCTAGTTTCTCACCATTTAAGACACTTTCTCTGACTTCCACACCCATGGATTCAGGATCTTCCGGGTCAGAATTGAATGGATCCCCTGCTACCACTTTGATTTCAGGTAGTAAATCAACTAGAGACCTAACAGTTGTTGATTTTCCAGTTCCTCTATCACCCATTATCATAACACCTCCAATTTTTGGGTCAATAACATTAAGCAGTAGACACAATTTCATTTCATCTTGTCCTACTATTGCTGCAAAAGGATACACTGGTCTCTGACTTTCCTTGGCACGTTTTTTAGCCTGAAAATTTCATGGTCTCATCCCCTCAATTCTAATAGCATAGCAGAAATGGGCTAATTAAAAGTACACATAACAAAAACAACTACACATGAAAGGCTAATTTAATCAAGGTAACATAGTAGGTAAAGGGTTTCAAACCTCTGCAGGATTGATTTCAGTAGCAACATTTTTCACTGAGAAATGAAATTGAGATCTTCCCTTTTTAATAAGGTTTCCAATTCCTCCTCCATTGAACTTTCTCCCATAAATTTGGCCTGTacataaaatcaaacaaaactaaatTGAGAATTATAAACATAAAAATTGAAGCAAGAAACTCAAACAATGAAAACCCATGTAGTAGTAAAAGAAGAGTAGAATGTTTGTACCTGAAGTTGAGGATATAGAAGAAACTAAAGGAGATAGttttgaggaagaagaagaggaggggaATCGAGAAGGTAAGAGAGCTGAAGAGGAGGGTACAAGTAGACCCGCCATGACTgcaaaggagagagagagagagtttagtTTGCAAATGCTGCGGATATATGGATGAAGTACAATTCCGTCAATCTTTTGCTGTTAACAGATTTTGCGGATAAGAAAGAGGATAGAGTAGTAGAGTGGTCTGCTGGGATTcgcttcttctctcttttttaatTTTCTGAATTCCGTTTGCTCTTAAGATAACAGAATTTCATGACGCCGTTTATTATTCATCACCGTCTACCAGGCAGTAATTACTGATCGAATAGGGCCTGTCAATTCTCCAGTGATAAAGCCTATTGTGTAACCATGGGCCATGGAAGTAATTTGAGGTGAGCGAACCATTCGGTTTTGTTAGCTAAATTGGCATGGAGACCGGTAGAAataggggtgagcattttatcCGTCATCTGCGGATTCAACCGGGACCAATCGTTTTTTTGCGGATGGATGCTCGGACAGTTCAttaatggattggatgcggatggaatttttgaaatccaacggactACGGATGGGGCTCGGATGCAACCATAAAAATCTATTGGACATCCATATCTGTTAAATTAAGGACATTTATATAGTTTTAGAAAATATTATGGATCATTTAGGAATTCTTGATGTGTTTGCTTGGGGTGTTACATGGcatttttatatttgtatacatatataaaatatataggttttataaggagtcattaGTGTTGGCTTTATGatctttattataaattttaactaaaataaatccattggattattcgtatccaatccgtccatccgtgcatccattggatgcaaatccgttggatgttggattggatgcggatgcgaAATTTGATATCCGTAatgtattggattggatgcggatgaggtgaaaaccggCCCAGGCTCACCCCTACATAGAAAATCCCAACTCTTTAATGTTACCTCCGTTAAAACCGAAGTATTTGGAGAACTCTTCTTCTATTGTTTCCAAAGTGTCTAAGTGTAGCTCGTGGATGTGGAAATGCATCAGCAAAGGCCTGGTCTTCATTAAACAAAACAACATTTGGGAAGTAGGTGATGGAAAGTCCATTAATATATGGTTTGATAACTGGATACCTGGTTTTGATAAAAATTTGTCTGAAATGGGCTTGCCCATTAACACCAATCTACCAATTGTTGCAGACTTAATTGATTGCAACAATAAGTGGAATTTAGTTTCTCTTCAGTCTTGTTTTCCTTCTGTCATTATCTCTAAAATTTTGAATATCAACTTATTCTGCAATGCCGACAATTTGTCACATAAAGATAAAATTAGATGGAAGTTAACTAGAGATGATAACTTCACGGTTAAATCCATGTATACTAAACTTAATGATCCTTATATATCTTTAGGGAGTAATGAGCattctaattttttttggaagaagCTACGGAACCTAAAGGTTTCGCAAAAGATTAAACTTTTCAGTTGGATATGTTTGAATGATTCTTTACCTGTTAACTATACTCCGTCTAGATACACTAGAAAAGGCTTTTCAAGATGTATTTTCTGTGAATCAGAGAATGAGACAATGGAACATCTATTCTTTAAATGCCATTTTGCTAAATATATTTGGATGTTGCCTCCTTTTCCTTCAGTTCTTTCTGTTCATTCAGGCGCTTCTTTTAAGGAACATTTCAGATGAATGGAGCTGCTCATAGCATTTCTGTAGAATCTGCAGCGACAAAATGTTGGTTTATATGGAAGTAGTTTAGGAATAAAGCTAACTCCTCAATTACGACATCCCCTATTATACAAAGGCACATTCAGTTCTGGACACCTAGAGCTGAAGTTCTTAACCGAAATGTTTTATTTCTAATGGTGGTAAACACATTACGTAGTCAACCTCAATGGATATCTCAAAGTCTAAATGAGTTGAAAGTTAATGGAGGCTGCTTGGAAATTGGATACTAATTCTATTACAGGTGTTGCCATTATTGTTCGTAATCACGTAGATACTATGGAGGGAGCAAGAGAAGGACCCAAAACTACATCCAGTGCGGAAGAGGCAGAAGCAGTCACAACTCTAGAAGGAGCTAGTTGGGCAAAAAAAGCAAGGATATCAGCTTTTAGCATTGAAGGAGATTGGAAGAGAATGGTAGAGTACTTGAATGGCACAAGCAATAGAATTCTATGGCAGTGTGAATCTGTTTtaaatgaagcgaagaaaattgcTACTCAATGcgataattttttaggttttaagTATGTCCCAAGAGAGGCTAATAGAGTTGGGATATTCTAGCCAAAGAAGCAAGAAAATTTGTACATGGTGTTAATCGGAGTACTGTTGATCCTTATTGTATTCGTCAGTCTTTATTAGTTGATAAATCCAAAGCTGAGATGTTACAACCACAACCATCTTTACATTTCTCTGACAAAAATATTGTAAGACTTTCAGGTGACCAAGTTGGTTAGCTgcttttaatgcattttatttctacaaaaaaaaagaaccatTCAGTTTTGTTTATAAATGAATTACCATGGGCCATGGTAATAAATTGAGTTGAGCGAATTGGTTATCGACTTGCTAACACGGTAAATTTATTTGTCTCAGACCCAAAATATCCTTATTGATTTATACAAATTTTACAAACTCGTGATGGTGCAAACTATCTATTAACCACCATAGTGCTGAAAATTTAGAAATCAAATGACACTTATCTTTTTGGTCGAACTTCTTCCTTCCTGACCCCTGCTTCTTTTCGTACCATCAAATCTTAGAGAGAAAATCGAACAGATAAACATAAATAGTGTGTTATAGTagacaaatttagggttttgattttttgttcAATAACCAATTTAAATTAGGGTCGGGGTTCCGAGTTTAAAATGATTGATGACGAAACTTATTCTTCATCGTCTCATGAGTGTTGGAATGTATTGTTTCTCAATCCTATTTCATTGTAAACATCTCGTTATGTACATCAAATTTATTTCTAGTCATGCTCATGAACAATCGTTCATGCAACAATGATGATGACGAGCCAGATATCCACGTCCATCTTTTGAACACAAAAATCTACTAGAAAGATTAGTTGATTAACCTTTTTAAAAATAACCCTAATAATACCCTTAAAATAATCATTAAACGAACGATCTCATTCTTGTTAATATTGTATGCTAGGGATTTGCTTCCTTACGCCGTAATAAAAGAAGCTGAGCCGACCTTCCATTATTGCCGAAGCTTAGCCCCAGGTTGAGATATTCCTTCTAAATCATTCACTTCTCGACTGAACGCCGTGTAACATCGACTCCTTTTACGCAATTATGAACTAACCTTTCTCGATTCCGATGCAACATCTCATTTTTGAAGAGAATTCTCAAACTACGCGAGCCTCCTGACGAAGCCAATAGAGATCCTATTTGAACCGTAGTTCGTCAATATTAATTATTCTTCAATATTCATTAATTTAAGTGGACTAAAATTGGAGTATTCAGAGATAGATGCAGAAATAACATTTATTGATGCTTCTAAATCAAGTACATCTTTAATAAAATTAGTACCACCAATAATGACATGTATATTGAAACTACAAGAATCTCTACATTTTAGTCGGATTTTCTTTTGTAGTAGTTTGAACGCTCTCCCCCAAACTCATTACCTCAATATTGGTTAGTTGTTGCTTAATGATGCACAATTCCTTCATAAATTATGCGTATCTATGAAATTACTTGATTATATCTATAAGTGGGATGCTCATTGGGATCCTTTTGAAGGCATCCAAAAGCTCTTTGTCTCGTTCCATCTTCTTGGACTTAACAAACTTGCAAAAAAAGGTAAGACGAGGTAAGTAAGTGGGAACATGAGTTTTCAGGGTTGTATTTTGTTACCGTATCGGCTGTAGGAGTAATTATGAcgtccttttttttttgtctcgGCTCCTCTGGGGGATCCGTGCTTTTTCAGTAATGAAATgaggagggtaccaagtacactacaATCTTGTCATATCAACCTATTGTTGATGGGTAAACAATTtttgctggtttttgaggaaaagtgaagAGTTGTACGTATGGAGGATCCTTGATTGAGCAAATTGCCTAAACtttaacaaatgcactgcataagagtactttgagttcgagaaaccaatctgtaagactccggcctaaaccaagacagtggtcgttccagagtcaattcggtcacaaagaggaatgagggtcgatttgtaggagggaagctgagagttatatgagatcaatgatgattgaaggattgtggatgtgttggagACTTCTGCAAGTTTGATGACCCGTCAGTGAATTCTGATCATATTGATTGAGTTTTGTTCAGTGGTGTTCGACTGAGATCCGTTGAGTTGAGTTAGCTTAATTTTTGATAAGTTATCAAAATCATATATTGATGAACCTATTTATATTGCATAAAtagttaacacattgatctccagtaagtgtgacggttgtagGGGAGTGGAAGAATGTGGGAGTGGGAAATCGTAGTTGAACTAGTTCATATTGCgtgggagacttggttgattgtccatccactactttgctatatccttcaactgcttgcacgacttacacaTATTTCTTATCGTGGATGTACTGTTACATCGCACGTGTTATAGACCCCCAGACCAAAGCCCTAGTAaatatcccctcatgtgacatgattgatgtctcatgcatgtggagtctgcaaggcataggtgtatttaattggtcaacTGTTGACTTGGATAGACCATGAAttttagccttgatgagtcgagcatgatTCACGAATGTGATATATTCTGTGGCTCATGGATTGAGGATAAGGCGTCACCTGGGACAACAATAATGCATAGATGTCGAGTCTGATGAATTGTGTTATATCATTGTGTCAGCTAAGGCAGCAATGATGCTCGGATAATTTGGTCGGTCTAATGAGATTGATCGATCATGAACCTATTCTGATGTGTCAAGCATTTAACAGGAAATTAGATATTGTTGAGTTttgtaggtgttgatggtggattttcgacaaaagtcaaaatcgtaaaatcatgatactgtatGTTTCTGACctggcttcaggaatgtatgtgacgattcatgttttatgatccgtgaaccatttcatgatctctgactgagcgaacattcctctcagagctatgatgaatatgtttctcgaaaggcctctcagTTGAGCGTTGAtacttcacacatttcatcatcacctttacgtagaatcaaaatgattgggtggttcctagacataatgtttattagagagcttaacgccttcaggacgtcacgctgcacgttgttcattgactacgtagagagaccgtgtatataaTCTCTTGATGATTCGACggttcctagacataatgttttttagagagattaacgccttcagaACGTTTCCCTGCACGTTGTTCCATGAATATACAcccctcagaacgagtatgatgcttcaattatctcacatctcgattctgcaaatagattgaTTCTAccgtgtcattcatcaactgaattcctagaaaataatctattttatcccaTTACTTTGTTCCTTGAATTCTCAGCTGAATTatatgaattagtaatagatactcaattaaTTTTATCGCTCCGTTTCATGactgattctcagctgaatttcatgaattaataataaagatTCACTGCTCGGGCATCTGggccatcaccgagtaagccccaagaaaatggtgtaagtgtacttagaaataatgcacgaacgaacacTCAAatacacgaacgagcattcaaaatatggacaaacaaggaacctatgcaaaataggaaagaaaataatattaaataaaataaacaagaagcGTGGGACCAGGCTCaccggtcggccggtcatgccgccgtggtcggtccccctctttcattattttattttattttaattattatattattttcctcatctcatgaagactccttaatttgagcaaactccctcgtttgagcaaaactcttagtttctccatattttccttcaaacgatgaaaaatagtaaaaatagggaaaggtaccacgggaccgggccacctagccgaACGGCTATGCGCTagtcgtgaccggtcccacacctttacaattccttattttatcatatcattatttttttcatctcatgaaattccatcgtttgagcaaaaaccctagtttttcaatattttctcaaatattgctcaaaccatgaaaaagccaacaAGTCAAATGGTCAATTGAACGACTAGGATACTCACGTCAAATACTAAAATGTTATTATTTTAATACTCTCAAGATATTGGTCACACGAGCAaaattctacttgctcattcgagcaaaatcgagagttttagtcaagatcaaattcttctgaaaatccaaaatattggtcAAACGTGCactagaaaataccaaaactctcaggactgatacACGGatatcatggtgacacgggcatgctaccttgaccgaccaaggctggccctaaggcttgcaaggatccggtcccacacatcttcataattttgacctaatttgctctcaattgctcatattgggtccaaactctttccaaccaacttggaattttctcaaacgaccatcagctggtcccactaccaccaagggacggtcccatgactccttggttggtcctcatctctccataattaggttttattacctaacgctcagacgagcactatttcaataaatgattataccggcatttaatcatcctttcaccaa comes from Papaver somniferum cultivar HN1 chromosome 7, ASM357369v1, whole genome shotgun sequence and encodes:
- the LOC113297066 gene encoding magnesium-chelatase subunit ChlI, chloroplastic-like, coding for MAGLLVPSSSALLPSRFPSSSSSSKLSPLVSSISSTSGQIYGRKFNGGGIGNLIKKGRSQFHFSVKNVATEINPAEAKKRAKESQRPVYPFAAIVGQDEMKLCLLLNVIDPKIGGVMIMGDRGTGKSTTVRSLVDLLPEIKVVAGDPFNSDPEDPESMGVEVRESVLNGEKLEIVTTKINMVDLPLGATEDRVCGTIDIEKALTEGVKAFEPGLLAKANRGILYVDEVNLLDDHLVDVLLDSAASGWNTVEREGISISHPARFILIGSGNPEEGELRPQLLDRFGMHAQVGTVRDAELRVKIVEERARFDQNPKEFRTTYNVDQDKLQEQITAARKILSSVKVDRDLCVKISKVCAELNVDGLRGDIVTNRAARALAALKGRDRVTPEDIATVIPNCLRHRLRKDPLESIDSGLLVIEKFYEVFG